The Populus trichocarpa isolate Nisqually-1 chromosome 2, P.trichocarpa_v4.1, whole genome shotgun sequence genome has a window encoding:
- the LOC7489920 gene encoding pirin-like protein isoform X1: MRASIYRNFLFRLHPTTTAKASKITNHTRNIMSESDQSTGFSTPRLVTKKVLAKLQHEGEGAVVRRSIGRSELKFLDPFLMLDDFSVSPPAGFPDHPHRGFETVTYMLQGGITHQDFAGHKGTIHTGDVQWMTAGRGIIHSEMPAGEGEQKGLQLWINLSSQDKMIEPGYQELLSDDIKTAEKDGVEVRIIAGKSMGVQSPVYTRTPTMYLDFTLKPRAQMNQGIPESWNGFVYIIEGEGVFGKPASSSVTAHHVLVLGPGDGLSVWNRSSKPLRFVLIAGQPINEPVVQYGPFVMNTQAEIDQTIEDYHYSKNGFEMAKYWRSQ; encoded by the exons ATGAGAGCTTCTATATATCGAAACTTTCTTTTCAGATTACATCCAACAACTACTGCCAAGGCTAGTAAGATTACCAACCATACCAGGAATATCATGTCTGAATCAGATCAATCCACTGGTTTCAGCACACCCAGATTGGTGACCAAGAAGGTCCTGGCCAAGCTCCAACATGAAGGTGAGGGTGCTGTCGTTAGGAGAAGCATTGGAAG GAGTGAGCTGAAGTTCTTGGATCCTTTTCTCATGTTGGATGATTTTTCAG TGTCCCCCCCTGCTGGATTTCCTGATCATCCTCACAGAG GTTTTGAAACTGTTACATACATGCTGcag GGAGGCATCACTCATCAGGATTTTGCAGGACACAAGGGTACAATCCATACCGGAGATGTGCAG TGGATGACGGCAGGAAGAGGTATCATCCACTCAGAAATGCCTGCTGGAGAAGGTGAGCAGAAGGGTCTGCAGCTGTGGATAAATCTATCTTCCCAGGACAAAAT GATTGAACCAGGGTATCAAGAACTTTTAAGCGATGACATAAAAACAGCAGAGAAAGATGGGGTTGAAGTGAGAATTATAGCAGGGAAATCAATGGGAGTGCAGTCTCCAGTTTATACCAGGACACCAACAATGTATCTGGATTTCACTCTGAAACCTAGAGCTCAAATGAATCAAGGTATTCCAGAATCATGGAATGGGTTTGTGTATATTATTGAAGGTGAAGGGGTCTTTGGCAAGCCAGCTTCTTCGTCTGTAACTGCTCATCATGTCCTGGTTTTAGGTCCTGGAGATGGTTTAAGTGTGTGGAACAGGTCTTCTAAGCCACTGCGATTTGTGCTGATTGCCGGACAGCCGATTAACGAGCCTGTGGTTCAGTATGGACCTTTTGTGATGAACACACAGGCAGAAATTGATCAGACCATTGAGGACTACCACTATAGCAAAAATGGGTTTGAAATGGCCAAGTATTGGAGATCCCAATGA
- the LOC7489921 gene encoding prolyl 4-hydroxylase 1 isoform X1 has product MASSMKIVFGLLAFVTAGMIVGAFFQLAFILKLEDSYGTKFPSFKRVRKLQSDAYLQLPRGISHWDNDTEAAVLRIGYVKPEIISWSPRIIVLHDFLSSEECDYLRALAKPRLRISTVVDVKTGKGIESKVRTSSGMFLSSEEKTYQVVQAIEKRISVYSQVPIENGELIQVLRYEKNQYYKPHHDYFSDTFNLKRGGQRVATMLMYLSDNVEGGETYFPMAGSGKCSCGGKVVDGLSVKPIKGNAVLFWSMGLDGQSDPSSIHGGCEVLSGVKWSATKWMRQRATF; this is encoded by the exons ATGGCCTCTTCCATGAAAATCGTATTCGGACTCCTAGCTTTTGTCACCGCTGGAATGATCGTAG GTGCTTTCTTTCAATTAGCATTTATACTAAAGCTGGAAGACTCGTATg GCACCAAGTTTCCATCATTTAAAAGAGTGCGAAAACTTCAAAGTGATGCCTATCTTCAGTTGCCGAGAG ggaTTTCTCATTGGGATAATGACACAGAAGCGGCAGTTTTACGAATTGGATAT GTCAAACCTGAAATTATCAGCTGGTCACCGCGAATTATTGTActccatgattttttgagctcAGAG GAATGTGACTATCTTAGAGCCCTAGCTAAACCTCGGCTTCGAATTTCTACTGTGGTGGATGTAAAAACAGGGAAG GGAATAGAAAGCAAGGTAAGGACAAGTTCTGGAATGTTTCTGAGCTCTGAAGAGAAAACGTATCAAGTGGTACAG GCAATTGAAAAAAGGATTTCAGTCTATTCTCAAGTGCCCATTGAAAATGGGGAGCTCATCCAAGTTTTAAG GTATGAAAAGAATCAGTATTACAAGCCCCATCATGACTACTTTTCTGATACT TTTAACTTGAAGCGTGGTGGTCAGCGAGTAGCAACAATGCTGATGTACTTAAGTGACAATGTTGAGGGGGGAGAAACATATTTCCCAATG GCTGGTTCAGGTAAATGCAGTTGTGGCGGAAAAGTTGTGGATGGGTTAAGTGTAAAACCTATCAAAGGAAATGCAGTTCTTTTCTGGAGCATG GGACTAGATGGCCAGTCGGATCCTAGCAGCATACATGGAGGATGTGAGGTTCTGTCAGGGGTGAAGTGGTCAGCTACAAAATGGATGAGGCAAAGAGCTACTTTCTGA
- the LOC7489921 gene encoding prolyl 4-hydroxylase 1 isoform X2 gives MASSMKIVFGLLAFVTAGMIVGAFFQLAFILKLEDSYGISHWDNDTEAAVLRIGYVKPEIISWSPRIIVLHDFLSSEECDYLRALAKPRLRISTVVDVKTGKGIESKVRTSSGMFLSSEEKTYQVVQAIEKRISVYSQVPIENGELIQVLRYEKNQYYKPHHDYFSDTFNLKRGGQRVATMLMYLSDNVEGGETYFPMAGSGKCSCGGKVVDGLSVKPIKGNAVLFWSMGLDGQSDPSSIHGGCEVLSGVKWSATKWMRQRATF, from the exons ATGGCCTCTTCCATGAAAATCGTATTCGGACTCCTAGCTTTTGTCACCGCTGGAATGATCGTAG GTGCTTTCTTTCAATTAGCATTTATACTAAAGCTGGAAGACTCGTATg ggaTTTCTCATTGGGATAATGACACAGAAGCGGCAGTTTTACGAATTGGATAT GTCAAACCTGAAATTATCAGCTGGTCACCGCGAATTATTGTActccatgattttttgagctcAGAG GAATGTGACTATCTTAGAGCCCTAGCTAAACCTCGGCTTCGAATTTCTACTGTGGTGGATGTAAAAACAGGGAAG GGAATAGAAAGCAAGGTAAGGACAAGTTCTGGAATGTTTCTGAGCTCTGAAGAGAAAACGTATCAAGTGGTACAG GCAATTGAAAAAAGGATTTCAGTCTATTCTCAAGTGCCCATTGAAAATGGGGAGCTCATCCAAGTTTTAAG GTATGAAAAGAATCAGTATTACAAGCCCCATCATGACTACTTTTCTGATACT TTTAACTTGAAGCGTGGTGGTCAGCGAGTAGCAACAATGCTGATGTACTTAAGTGACAATGTTGAGGGGGGAGAAACATATTTCCCAATG GCTGGTTCAGGTAAATGCAGTTGTGGCGGAAAAGTTGTGGATGGGTTAAGTGTAAAACCTATCAAAGGAAATGCAGTTCTTTTCTGGAGCATG GGACTAGATGGCCAGTCGGATCCTAGCAGCATACATGGAGGATGTGAGGTTCTGTCAGGGGTGAAGTGGTCAGCTACAAAATGGATGAGGCAAAGAGCTACTTTCTGA
- the LOC7489920 gene encoding pirin-like protein isoform X2: MRASIYRNFLFRLHPTTTAKASKITNHTRNIMSESDQSTGFSTPRLVTKKVLAKLQHEGEGAVVRRSIGRSELKFLDPFLMLDDFSGFETVTYMLQGGITHQDFAGHKGTIHTGDVQWMTAGRGIIHSEMPAGEGEQKGLQLWINLSSQDKMIEPGYQELLSDDIKTAEKDGVEVRIIAGKSMGVQSPVYTRTPTMYLDFTLKPRAQMNQGIPESWNGFVYIIEGEGVFGKPASSSVTAHHVLVLGPGDGLSVWNRSSKPLRFVLIAGQPINEPVVQYGPFVMNTQAEIDQTIEDYHYSKNGFEMAKYWRSQ, from the exons ATGAGAGCTTCTATATATCGAAACTTTCTTTTCAGATTACATCCAACAACTACTGCCAAGGCTAGTAAGATTACCAACCATACCAGGAATATCATGTCTGAATCAGATCAATCCACTGGTTTCAGCACACCCAGATTGGTGACCAAGAAGGTCCTGGCCAAGCTCCAACATGAAGGTGAGGGTGCTGTCGTTAGGAGAAGCATTGGAAG GAGTGAGCTGAAGTTCTTGGATCCTTTTCTCATGTTGGATGATTTTTCAG GTTTTGAAACTGTTACATACATGCTGcag GGAGGCATCACTCATCAGGATTTTGCAGGACACAAGGGTACAATCCATACCGGAGATGTGCAG TGGATGACGGCAGGAAGAGGTATCATCCACTCAGAAATGCCTGCTGGAGAAGGTGAGCAGAAGGGTCTGCAGCTGTGGATAAATCTATCTTCCCAGGACAAAAT GATTGAACCAGGGTATCAAGAACTTTTAAGCGATGACATAAAAACAGCAGAGAAAGATGGGGTTGAAGTGAGAATTATAGCAGGGAAATCAATGGGAGTGCAGTCTCCAGTTTATACCAGGACACCAACAATGTATCTGGATTTCACTCTGAAACCTAGAGCTCAAATGAATCAAGGTATTCCAGAATCATGGAATGGGTTTGTGTATATTATTGAAGGTGAAGGGGTCTTTGGCAAGCCAGCTTCTTCGTCTGTAACTGCTCATCATGTCCTGGTTTTAGGTCCTGGAGATGGTTTAAGTGTGTGGAACAGGTCTTCTAAGCCACTGCGATTTGTGCTGATTGCCGGACAGCCGATTAACGAGCCTGTGGTTCAGTATGGACCTTTTGTGATGAACACACAGGCAGAAATTGATCAGACCATTGAGGACTACCACTATAGCAAAAATGGGTTTGAAATGGCCAAGTATTGGAGATCCCAATGA
- the LOC7489919 gene encoding ras-related protein RABA5d, protein MSSDEEGGEEYLFKIVIIGDSAVGKSNLLSRYARNEFNLHSKATIGVEFQTQSMEIDGKEVKAQIWDTAGQERFRAVTSAYYRGAVGALIVYDISRRTTFDSVGRWLDELKTHSDTTVAMMLVGNKCDLENIRDVSVEEGKSLAEAEGLFFMETSALDSTNVKKAFEIVIREIYNNVSRKVLNSDTYKAELSLNRVTLVNNGSDSKQAQGYFSCCSR, encoded by the exons ATGTCATCGGACGAAGAAGGGGGAGAGGAGTACCTGTTCAAGATCGTGATCATAGGGGATTCAGCAGTAGGAAAATCAAATCTGCTTTCTCGATATGCAAGAAATGAGTTCAATTTACATTCAAAGGCCACGATAGGAGTGGAGTTTCAGACCCAGAGCATGGAAATTGATGGCAAAGAAGTTAAGGCTCAGATTTGGGACACTGCTGGCCAAGAGAGGTTCAGGGCTGTCACTTCTGCTTACTATAGAGGTGCTGTCGGTGCTCTCATTGTTTATGACATTAGTCGCCGTACTACTTTTGATAGTGTCGGTCGATGGCTTGATGAGCTTAAAA CCCATTCTGATACAACTGTAGCAATGATGCTGGTTGGGAACAAGTGTGATTTGGAGAACATCAGGGATGTTAGTGTGGAGGAGGGCAAAAGCCTTGCCGAAGCTGAAGGGTTGTTCTTCATGGAGACATCTGCCCTTGACTCAACAAATGTTAAAAAGGCTTTTGAGATTGTTATTCGAGAGATATATAACAACGTGAGCAGGAAGGTCTTGAATTCTGATACATACAAAGCTGAATTATCTCTGAATAGGGTAACCCTTGTTAACAATGGGAGTGACTCCAAGCAAGCCCAAGGCTACTTTTCCTGCTGCTCCAGGTGA